In Setaria viridis chromosome 5, Setaria_viridis_v4.0, whole genome shotgun sequence, the genomic stretch GATTGCTTTCTTTTGTTATCTAATGCCCATCGGGTGTGATGGACATGTTATATTCAGTCATGCAACAGCCCTATTTCTCTGCTTAGTGTGGCGGGCAGTTTACAAAAGGCCTCCTAAATCTTTGACAAGTTTGAAGCTAGAGTCTGGTGATCCATGATTTTATGACTATGAGAGTGACTGGTTGCGGATTTTTATCCCACAAATAATTGTTTCCGTATTTTTGCTATCCGAATTATCGTGCTATTCTGTGACAGTctacatttttcttttgcaagtgCAAACGGGTAACGAGTACAGCTTGTGGTACGTATGCTGTCAATCATACCAAGCATGAATACAAATGGTGGTATCGATggttataagtttataaccttACCTACAGTCCGGCCGTGTTTTCGTGCGCTGTGCGCAGTGATCTGCCCTAGCTCTTTGCTGTACGTAACATTTGCTGTACAAAATGAAATGGCACGTCAGTTGGGTCATTCGCTGCCCCGTTCCATCTGCATTCTTGTTGAGTGTTTGACCTTTGATTCATGAGATGAGATGGTGCATAATTTAGTACCAGCAGTTGAGACCCGTGTTAACCGCCTGTTTTACATCGTCGTAGTCTCTtcaatcttttttttaatcatGCATGCTGAAGTAGTCATGTATTTCCGTCAATGGTTGCAGGTATGTCGTACAAAGTACACTCGTACCATGAATTTCCAGAGAGAGCCAAAGGCCAGCTCAGTTAGCATAGATTGGACGAACAGAACGCAGCCTTGTATTGGAATAAGATACCAGCAGCACCGTTGCGACAATTGACTATTGAGCAGCACAAGAGACACTGTAGTGCACAACATTCAGAAAAGGAAGAGGTTCTGCACTGCATCACTTGTTCCTTGTCGATTACCTGTCGTGACAGCATGAGTTGCACAACAAAATTCCAGTTTCGACGAATGGGAAGGCTTGCGAAAAAAAAGCGAAAAAGGTGGGTAATCTGCTTATCTTAGTTCCATTCTTCCCATCACCTTTTCCAATTCTCGCAAAAAAGGTCTCTTTTATCATGTGTCATCTGAACGACAATGCAATACTTTTTTCTGGCTGCAGTAGCCGATTTGAGTTGCTAATTGGCCTGTCTGCTCAACTGGTTACAGCCCCCCTCAGCCATTGCAAAAAGGGGAGAAAGAGAGAGCAACTCTTCTGTGCATTTCATACTCCCCAATCGCCACCTCACTCACTGAAGTCTCTTTTTAACAGCACCAACGTCATCTCACGCACAGTCCGATACCCTATGCCAATACTACCTACACTACACAGATCGAATTATCCCGCAAAAGGCAATTCTTGATCGCGAAAATTATACCACAATATTCCCTGCTCTACGGAAAATCTCAGAAAGGCCAAAGGTTCTTCTTTTTAATTTAATCGGCAGCTCTCGTGCATGAttcgtttttttttaaaaaaaaatttacgCCGGTGAGGTGATCGGTGATGCCAACCGCGTGTATGTGACAGGGACGCCGGATTTGGGAGCGAAGCTGCCTCTAGAGGCGGCGTCCTCGCTGCCCGTTAACTGAAAATATGCTCTAGGTGAATAATGGGTGATGATGTGGAGGTGGCAGCGCCAATGTTCCGCCCATGCTCCGCCGCTGGTGGCAGatcaccggccggcggcgaaggcgacACCAGCACGACACGACGCCCGGGCACAGAATTGTCGTCAGTATGAAGGAGATCAGATTCTTTACTAGGTTTGGCGACTTCTCGAGCCTCAAGTGTTCTGCAGATCGCCCTTTGCGAGATGGTGTCTAGCTGTTCCGATGTTCTTCTTCCTTCTACCTACCCCATCCCTTCCTTTTTCAGCCGCTGTATGTACTGGGCTTTCCTTTGATGTACATGAAACTGACATCTTGTGCTAGGATATGGTATTCTCTGAGTTTTCGATAAAAAGAAAAGTGGAGAACGGAAAAAGAAAGGGATTATTGTGCCTGAATTATTCTCCCCTATTCCATAACCCTTCCAGCTAGTGTTCTAGTGATTCAGAATAGTGGCAAATAGCGCGGAAAAGAAGGGCGCCAAGAACACGAGAGAAATTCCCGCGGCGTCTGCTGAATcggatgatggtgacaatgccACTCTCTCCTTTCCATGCCGTGTTACTTTCAGGCATTAATTCGAGGACAGAGGAGGATTACGTATGCGCATAGTCTCTTCGGATGCCTCATATATACTTTTACAGAGGAGGCATGGCGTTTCATTTTGTCACCTCAAATGACTAGAGAAACTTAAGTGGTAAACGAGATAAAATTCCTTTCCCCTTCAATCTCGACGGTATAGTAATTAATGGAAATGCGCACCATGCGTAGGTCCTTTCATGTGAAAAAAAGTGTGAAACGATGGTTTAATACACACCATCATATTctgttggaatttttttttcacttttcttttttgcttgtTCAGTGCATCCAGATGGAGTTACTGCAAGCGGAATGAACCTCTAACTGTGGCTTTTCTGCGGCTTGAAACTCATGGTATTCTGATCATTAAATAAACTCACAGGATGCTGACAAAAAGTTTCACATAGATTGGTTCCACACCCAAAGATGGAATAAAATCCGTTATTTGAAACATTATTATATGTGTGTGCATGTGAAAAGCTGGATTTGAAGCTAACaatgttataatttttttttagctTTTGATGCCGTGTTCTTTTTTCCTCCACATGCAAGAACATTTATCACAGCTCAGAAGAAGCCAGATAAACGGAACAACTTCTGTTCTGGATTATTCAAGGTTGATCAGAGGATATGTTCAGCACTAAATCCACTttaatttccttttccttcctaAAAGACTTTCAAATGCCTCAAAGTGCTAACACTGAATAAAAAGTACAAAATCAAATACATAAAAGAAACACAGCAGAATTAAGAAGGGAAATAAAGTACAGAAACGGGTTTACTCGAGAATTTTCAGGTGAGGTCCTGTAATTACAACCGGCAGGAGAATTTGGAGACTTTATAAGATGGCATTATTCTTTTTTGAGACAATGCTAGCCTCAAATACCTCTCTTTATTTTTGCATCATTCTTTGTTGCAATTTGGTCGTTGACCTTTTTTGATTAGGCCTTGATGTGGACTCAAATCATACAGTAGCTCATCTTTCCGTTGTTTTACTTGGTGGGAGATGATGAACAAGGGTACCGTACCTAACGGTATGTGCAATCAGAAGCATGCTTGAAACACACTACAGTCAGCAGTATGTTCTGACCTCTGTGAGAAAGGAAGAAGTTTTTATATGAAACCGCGTTGGAGTGTGATCACATATTGTTATAATCTTGTTCTTTGATGCCCACTTATATTGACTTTACAGATTGACATGTAAAAGTTTGTAAAAGTAGTGTGTGTGTGTAGAGGTCCAAATCTAGTTTTCCAGAACATTATATATTTAACTTTTCAAATTCTTATTTATGCGAACGTTTTTCGATTTCTTGTTTTTGCAACCTTTGCTAGCAATCGACAAAAAAGGGAGAGGAGACGTTACTTTCAGGGTGtttgggggaaaaaataagttgtCAAAATTTTCTTATGAACAGCTGGGTTCTAAATTGACTGGTGTATGTATACATATTACATACATATTAGCAGGATATAATTACGGAAAAAAAGTAAGTTCGAAGAAGGTTTCTGCAAAATATGGCTGTTCACATAAGCTGACAAACTGTGAGCTTTTTAGTAACGACAATTGTTCATATTTCACTCGTGCAACCTTTTCCGAACAATTATATTTTTACCAAAACTTTATGGTTGCTTTATATTTCATAGGAGCATCTGAGATTAGAACCAAAACCTATGCTATATAAGGAAAAGATATGAATATGCAGCCTCCAAGCCCTATGGCAGAACACAATCATGGTCTATAACCTCTATGAAAGGTGCAAACATTAGGTACTTAATATCCTTGTCTCCGTGAGAAACCTTAGCTAAGACCTGTTGTCTCAAGCAAACATAGGGACAAAAACCAGGCATAGCTCATATAATCTAGCTGAAGCTGCCTCCACGCTGGTAATCCCCGTGCATAGAAAATTGCAGAGGTGGATTGCATATGATTCCTCCTGCTGCAGCATGTAGTGGACCTGTCACATTTAAGATGAAAAAACCGAGTGCAATTCCTTTGAATTATTCTGCTGCAATATGCGCTTAGCGGTCACTAGTAGTTTAGATTTGACTTAGGCCCTTGTTTAATCGGTTTTAAATTTGCATCGTCGAGAAGGGATCGGAGCCTACCTCTTCCCTGAAGCATTAGCAAAAGGCGCATCACTTTCCTTTTAGCCAAGAACCTCAGAACAGCAGTTTGTTTTGCATGTCGCTGATCAGGAATATTTGTGCCGATGTAAACGTGACGAGATTTGGTATAATGGCGATGTAAGTAGTACGAAAGAGGGCAGGAAGGTGCGCGAAAATTCTTCAGTACAGTAGTATCCCCAAGCTACTGCCAATGTGCCATTTTTCAGTTAAGTGTTGCTGTCAGTTTATCAGTTCCCTATGCATGCTTCCTGTTAAGCAGTTCATTTTGCTGTCCTGCAGTATCGAAGTATTCCTAAATAATGCCATCATGCCTATGATTAAGGCTACTCACACGATATATTCAGTAAGTACTAGTAATTCTTGAATACCTTACCAAATAAAACTTCAGTTCTTTGCAGTGCCACTGGACCTGCAATTGTACCAAGTTGGCCAAGATATCTGCTGTTTCTTATCGATGTGGAAGATACCTTCAAGATATTTCAGGAATCTTTCTAGCTGCATAGTTCTTCACTGTATTTTCCTATCGTACAAATGTGGAGCAGTACCCATATGCAGAGCTATCAAGAATTTGATCAGTTTGTGTCCAATTGCTCATTATGCTATCTCAACTGAAAAATACCGATCATGTATACCTCTCTACTGGTGTCCATTTACACCCATTGTAATTTTTTATCACAGTAGGACATGAGGGTGAAAAACAAGCTTCTGCAGGAACATCCCACAGAGGGGAAAAAGGCGCGAGATATTCCGCCTTTTGCTTCTAAATATGGGGTACTACTCTTTGTCCACAAGAACATTTCCTCACCACCGAGGCAGTGAGACATTCACCgcctttattttattttattttacttcATTTCACAGGGAATTAATAGGAAAATCAATGTACACTTATGCTTATTCCTTGTCATTTCGATTAAGGTTATATATATACATTATTTAAGAATTGTGCCGGATTAGTGGGCATTAGTTCCTTATCAAGATGAGCAGAAATTGGGTGGTTAGCTAGGCGCGGCTGAAAGGGGTTCCTAAgcaatatttatatattttctttgGAAAAGAAAGTAATATTTGTATATTTCCGGTTCCCCCTCCACTCTGAAAGGGTGCATCTATTCCAATTCTGTGCCCCTGCCCAACACAAATGCATCCATGCCTCCTTGATCCTGCATGGACATGGCTTAGCCGGCCTGCTGCTAGGAATTGGAGTAGGGCCTAGGCCCTTGCTGGGACCTGTTGATGCTGTGCTCTGTGTGCCCACCCTGCTCCTCCCTAAACCCTAATCCTGGTCTCTCACGCTGTCGTCACACGCACGCACAGAACGGCCGCGTGCACCTGCTCAGTGCAAAGGCAGATTGgttttttttctaaagaaaaacGAATCGTACCTgcatatattaaaaagaagaagatagtCTTGATAGACGAAACAGTTGTAgttatatattaaaaataacttaTTTCGATAGTCATGTAATAAATCTTGCTTCATCGAAAAAAGTTACACACGAGCGATCACTCGAGCAATGGGGCGGTTACTAGGTTAATGAGATTCTTCTCTCCTCCCCTcttgaacaaagaaaaaaaaagaaaagaaagggctCAGTCTTTTTATCCTGCTCCAACTCCCAAACGGCGTAGGCTACCTTAGCTGTAGCGATCCCGGCTCTCGCTTTCCACGCGACGCTCGGATTCGCTTCGCACGACGGCCCGCGGCGACGCATGGCGGGCGCCTGGCCGCCAGCTGTTACCGGGTGCGGATTCAGCAGCACCAGCCTCAGGCTGGTGCTGGCTGGCTGTTCAGATTATTCGCCTCGCTCGCCGCCCCCGGCCGAGCTCGCACTACTATAAATAGAGGTCAATCGGGCCTGTGCACTTCGTACTTGCAACAGCAACCACCACCAACACAGGCCACGCACCAAGCTTTCGATCACCACTTGCTTGCGTACTTGCAGtagcccgtcgtcgtcgtcgatcacCGGCCGGCAGGTTCACTGCTTGCAGAGgctcgccgggcggcggcaggccggggaGAGTTTGCGGCGGAGGCACCATGAGCTACGGCGGCAGCTCTTCTGGTCTGTGCCTTCTTTTCAGTAACCCATTCCTTCCTCTGTCTTGTGCCTGGCTCCATGGCCGCTGCATCGATGATCGTCGTCGATCCATGGTGGCTAGCTGCACGATGCGCGCGCGGGGTTTACTGATCATACCATGAAAAATTGATGCTTGCAggtgggcgcggcgggcggcggctggagtATGGCAGGACGTACGTGGTGAGGCCCAAGGGGAGGCACCAGGCCACCATTGTGTGGCTCCATGGCCTCGGCGACAATGGTGCAAGGTAACTGAAACAAGCCATGCTCGCTGCTCGCTATCTTTACTATCTTTCTCAGTCAGAGGTGGCAAATTATAATCAATTAATAAACCGGAAAGTTCTAGTCTGAATGctagtctgaaactctgaatatCAGAGCTAGCTGGATGTTTAGTGCTAGTCTGAATGCAACAAGGACATTTTGAAGGTAGGTCGGGTGGGTTCGATCGATGTGATCTATGAGATGACATGGGAGAACTAGGTTAGGCTGTCCGCACATGCTGATGCATATACACTACTCCACACCGCTTTATTCTCGTCGATCCCCTTGCTAGAAATGGCTGACAGGGCCTCACCATTCGCGTCCAGTCCATGCATTCATATATTCCTAGGATTATTTGCTTTGCTCCACTCCAAAGCTGGCCATCTCCCTTGCACTGCTGCTATGCCGCCTCTCTTGCTCGCTCGCTACCTAACAAACAACAAGGAACCCATGGGACAAGTGCCCACTCGCTTTTCCGGTACAGCAAGAGGGGAAAAAGGAAGCACAAGCTGACGTCGCTCCACTCTTTTCGAAAAAGAAAATTGTTCATACATATCCCATGTAGGAGGAGCACTACAAAGCTTAATGTTCATGATATTGAAGCTTCTTTTTTGGATGTGGGGATAATACATGTTAAATTAAATATTTGAGAGCTGTGGGGTTTAGCTCATGCAAGGTTCTGTCTGCCAACAAGAATTCATCGAGCACCTCAGCTCTGTGATGTGGCATTAAACTACTGAAAATCTCCTAGTGTTGCCCTCCTCTCTGAGCCTTGGTATAGCAAAGCAAGGAATATGCTGGCATGAAAAAATTTGCTTTATTTCCCTCAATATCAATGTGCAAACTGTCCAAAGTGTCAGTTTCAATTGTTCTTTCCCCACTTGTGCGCGTGCTTTTCAAATCGATACCGAGTAAACGGCATGTTTCACGACTAAGCTAGCTATTTTATTGCCTGATAATGTTAGGCTGCAAGGTTcaacaaaaaccaaaagaaactAAATTATATGGATATATGTGCTCCTAGAGCCCCTCAATATGTAATGTTAGAAGCTGTCATTTCAGAGAAGCTACAACTAAAATATCTTCACCAGCCAGTTGCTCACTTGCTGCAGTACTTGAAACACTGGCCTAACTTATTTTCCTTATCCTTTTCATTTTTGCTCCCATTTGCAGCTGGTCCCAGCTCCTGGATTCTCTTCCACTGCCCAATGTAAGAAACCATGCTACACTTTCACTTTTGCAGTTGAATTATCCATAGTTTCATGCAGACATCTACCTATTCTCCTATCTACATATATAACTTCTGTTATCTTCAGATTAATAAAACTTATCCACCTTGCTAGGATAGCCATAGAATTGCCCCTGCATTTCCAAGTTCACTGACTCTGGAACTCATTTCATTCTTGTGCAGATCAAATGGATCTGCCCTACTGCACCAACACGGCCTGTCGCAGCTTTCGGTGGATTCCCTTGCACTGCATGTGGGTTTCTGAACTCTATATATGTGACTTGGCTCATACCCTGCAACCTGGCTTTCTAAGCTTATAGGATGTTTTTGTGCTGCCACTTGGCTGCAGATTCTGAGACAAAAATGTCATtgatttcattttttatttgaacAAGAGCTGATTCTCTATTTCTTCTCTAAAACTAAAACAGGGTTTGATGTGGAGGAGACTTCATTGGATGGCCGTGATGATATTGAAGGACTTGATGCTTCAGCAGCGCATGTCGCAAACCTACTGTCCTCCGAGCCATCTGATGGTACTAATTTCAGGCTTTACATGATAGCAGTGAAACAAAGGAAATCGCATAAACAGTCAAGCTACTTGACTTCTTTAAGGCATAGATCAGCTACTTGACTTCTTTAAGGCATAGATCAGCTACTTGACTTCTATTTTTCCATATAACTTATGCAGTTTTATATTTCAGCTGAGTCTATAAAACTTTACAAAGAATACAATTATGAATTTTGTGCAATTTCCAATAATCTGAAATGCTCACTATTCATTTTGTTAATGTTGATCAAATTGCTATGCCAGTGAGGCTTGGAATAGGAGGATTCAGCATGGGTGCTGCCACTGCCCTTCACTCTGCTGCATGCTATGCTCATGGGAGATTCACAAATGGCATTGCCTATCCGATAAGCCTGAGTGTCGTCGTTGGTTTAAGTGGCTGGCTTCCTTGCTCAAGGTATGACTTTGGCCTTCTAATTTTGGAAACGATGGTAATGTTAATATGTTTCTTAAGGTCCTGAATTATAATGTTTTTTTATGTCTACTTGTTCAGGACCCTGAGGACCAAGATTGAGAGCTCACAGACTGCTCTTAGAAAAGCTGCTGCCTTGCCGATCCTGCTCAACCATGGAAGAGGTTAGCATTGATACATCTCGTAGTGGATGTGTTTAAATTTGTTAATCTCGTGCAAATTGTAAGGAGCTAAAAATGATTTATTTCTTTGTGTTCTTGCAGCCGATGAGGTTGTCACCTACAGGAACGGTGAGAGGTCAGCTGAGATTCTGAGATCCTCAGGGTTCCAGTATACGTATTTCAAAGCCTACAATGGGTACAGATTAATATTCTTCAATTTTGTCATGAAAGCTTTGACATTCATTCTTTCTGAGATTCAGAACTCACAGGATGTTTTCTTTTATGCAGACTTGGTCACTATACGATCCCTGAAGAGATGGACGATGTCAGCAAGTGGCTCAGCTCAAGGTTGGGGCTTGACCGACCTCGCGGCTAACCCACAAATATGCTGGTGGTGCGATGGCTTTGATAGTGAGATATAGAAAGAGGTATTGACAATATGCAGAAGGTTGATAGGTTATGTGAATGTGAGTTGTGACTGTCATGGCTTGGTAGGCAGTAACCCCATGTGCTTTCCTCACAGATACATACCATGTTAGTTTACCGGTAATGTACCTTGTTACCACTAAGGAGGATGCCCGTAATCTAGTATTGTATTGCTTGTTTGATTACATTATTAGTAATGCACTTGAATCTCCTGAATCTTACAGTTACAATACAGTTATTCTCGAGATCAGTTTGCTGAATATTCAAGTTATATAATGTGAGTTTGCAACATAACATATTTCCGCAATCATCAAAAGACTATCAGAGATTGAGAATGAAACCACATAGCATATATCCAAGCTTCAATGTGCAAGTATTACACTGAGCAAAGATCAAATTAAGAAAACTTTATCGCTAAGTACTACACTATATCACCAAATGGAGCAAACCTCAAAGCTAGAACTTGTGCAGGGGTGGATATCTAGTGCCAATCATACATACTACATATGTTCTGAAGTTGATCAGTTCTATCAATCTCAACTTGTATCGGAAGTTCGGAACCCTTCTGGTTGTCGTTGTTGGTGTTTCATGAGTCAGGGGTGCTAGGGACCCTGCAATGTGGAGTTTGCGTTATCATGTAGCAGAACACCCTGTAGAGACCATTCTGGTGGAAGTGAATGCCACCTAAGAAAGATGCACAACAGGAATACAAACATCAGAATACTGACGTAGCACCTAATATACAGAAGTTCATCGTTTATTCATTTCACGACAGTCTTTGCGCTATTTCAATGAAATAAACTATCGCAAGAACAGATACCAACGGATGAGTACTAGTCCAACAATTTGTTGTTCTACCTACTAGATAAAAAATGGTTATAAGTTCAACTTTCTTTTTTGTATTCGGAACAGTAACAGGGCTGCAAATCACATTGCACAAATGGCAACAATGTTCAGATCATGAGCTTACCCCACTTCATGAATATTCGTGCCAGAAAACTTAGGGTTGGCAATGGCTGCAACGTTTTCCGCCACACCTGCTTCCGTTGGACCTGGCAAGTCCTCGTCTGTCACTACCGCGGATTCATTAGAAACGCCAGGTGATCCATCACCGCCATCAGGCGCTTCATTAGGATTTCCAGATGGTCCGCCCGGATCACCGTTCTCCTGAAGCCCTTTCCCTCCTGTCCCGTGACTGTTCTCACACCCTTGGCACTTGCATCTCGTGGTGCACGCAACTTTCTTCTTCAGAATCACAATTCAAGCAACGGGATTTGAGCAACACGCACACAATCATCAGAATCAAAGCAAGCAAGACCCATCAGAGACCAACGATTTCCAAACATACCTTGAAGCACTCGCAGTAGTTTTTCTTGCATCCGGACTTGTTGCAGGTGCAGCCCTTGACATGCGACCTCTTCTCTCCCGTCACTGCGATGTCTTTCGACAACACGCCGGGCTTCGTGTTGAGCCTCAACTCGGCGTGCTCCTCCACGAAGGTTCTCCTGTCCTCCCTGTTCCAGCAgcccttgcagttgcaggcggAAGAGCAGAAAAACTCACCCTGGAAGCACTGGCAGTAGCTGCGACGGCAAGGACGACGGAGGAAGTTCTGATCGTGAGCTTGGCAGAGAAGAACCGGAAGAGCGAGGACAGGAGAAGCTCACCGATTCCTTACCGCTTGAGGCAGGTGGTCTTCTTGCAGTTGCAACTCGGCCTCGGCTCTTCATCTTGATTCATGGTCCCGCAGAGCTGCAAACAGATGCCGGTGGCCGGCCTCCCTCCGATGGGATGGAACACGTTCGAGCTGCAGCCCAGCTGGCCTACATGTATAAGACTAGTACAACAACCAAGCGTTTATTTTGCGGACTCTTGTAGTCGAGCCGTAATAGCTCTGGCTACTGCTTTTACAACTAACCTAAAGTTTTATGTTTCATTAACACTTTTACATCTAACGTTTTATATGTCATTAACTGGTTCAGTAGAAGTGCGATCAGACTCTTCGATACAGGGCAGCAGCAAACTACACCATACACAGATTACTGTCCATTGCAAACACCACAAAATTCTTTAATCCGGGAGGAATCTATTTCATTGTAATGGTAAGAGAATTTACAACGCAGAGAACTGGAAACCCATTCAGACAGAATAGATACAGCCACccaattgttttctttttcttca encodes the following:
- the LOC117857192 gene encoding uncharacterized protein — protein: MSYGGSSSGGRGGRRLEYGRTYVVRPKGRHQATIVWLHGLGDNGASWSQLLDSLPLPNIKWICPTAPTRPVAAFGGFPCTAWFDVEETSLDGRDDIEGLDASAAHVANLLSSEPSDVRLGIGGFSMGAATALHSAACYAHGRFTNGIAYPISLSVVVGLSGWLPCSRTLRTKIESSQTALRKAAALPILLNHGRADEVVTYRNGERSAEILRSSGFQYTYFKAYNGLGHYTIPEEMDDVSKWLSSRLGLDRPRG
- the LOC117857193 gene encoding uncharacterized protein isoform X2, whose protein sequence is MNQDEEPRPSCNCKKTTCLKRYCQCFQGEFFCSSACNCKGCWNREDRRTFVEEHAELRLNTKPGVLSKDIAVTGEKRSHVKGCTCNKSGCKKNYCECFKKVACTTRCKCQGCENSHGTGGKGLQENGDPGGPSGNPNEAPDGGDGSPGVSNESAVVTDEDLPGPTEAGVAENVAAIANPKFSGTNIHEVGWHSLPPEWSLQGVLLHDNANSTLQGP
- the LOC117857193 gene encoding uncharacterized protein isoform X1; amino-acid sequence: MNQDEEPRPSCNCKKTTCLKRYCQCFQGEFFCSSACNCKGCWNREDRRTFVEEHAELRLNTKPGVLSKDIAVTGEKRSHVKGCTCNKSGCKKNYCECFKKKVACTTRCKCQGCENSHGTGGKGLQENGDPGGPSGNPNEAPDGGDGSPGVSNESAVVTDEDLPGPTEAGVAENVAAIANPKFSGTNIHEVGWHSLPPEWSLQGVLLHDNANSTLQGP